The Picrophilus oshimae DSM 9789 genome includes a window with the following:
- a CDS encoding adenosine-specific kinase yields MIREIVIERPDDSNVILGYSHFIKTIEDLKEIVVTSVPKCRFGIAFSEASGERLIRFDGNDRELTDIAVKNLLNVKSGHTFIIIIRDAYPINMLNAIKMCQEVGTIFAATANPLSVIVYEGSNGNGILGVIDGYSPLGIEDEAAKEKRKKLLRDIGYKS; encoded by the coding sequence ATGATAAGGGAAATAGTAATTGAAAGACCAGATGATTCAAACGTAATTCTTGGTTATTCACATTTTATAAAGACCATAGAGGATTTAAAGGAGATTGTTGTTACAAGTGTACCAAAATGCAGGTTTGGCATAGCATTTTCTGAGGCCTCCGGTGAAAGGCTCATTAGATTTGATGGCAATGACAGGGAACTAACTGATATTGCAGTAAAAAATCTTTTAAATGTAAAGAGCGGGCATACATTTATAATAATCATAAGGGATGCATACCCTATAAACATGCTCAATGCCATCAAGATGTGTCAGGAGGTTGGAACAATATTTGCAGCAACTGCAAATCCTTTAAGCGTTATTGTATACGAAGGCAGCAATGGCAATGGAATCCTTGGCGTTATCGATGGGTACTCACCACTTGGGATAGAGGATGAGGCTGCAAAGGAAAAAAGGAAAAAGCTTTTAAGAGATATTGGCTACAAGTCATAG
- the sucC gene encoding ADP-forming succinate--CoA ligase subunit beta — MNLYEYMGKEIFRNYGIPVPDGYTIEKTDEIRDVSYPVAIKSQILIGKRGKAGGIKFADNKSDAVKYASELLGSKINGMTVTKLLIEKKLDIKKELYLSITMDRTNRAPVIIASTEGGMDIEEVPDDKIVKRVIDPLIGYSQYIGREIVSSMKLDADLSKSFLEILERLYRVFMGEDALLVEINPLVIDGNKNIIAADSKIVLDDNALFRHKEINIRDPEKTELEIESQSKSFTFIEMDGDIGVIANGAGLTMATLDALTLHNLKPRNFLDLGGTDSIDIVKDAFSFVMKADPDIIFVNIFGGVTKADTVANGIVASKKEFNITKPIVVRLSGIHEDEGRRILKDNGINAFSNMNDAILDIVKIKEGK; from the coding sequence ATGAATCTTTATGAATACATGGGCAAGGAAATATTTAGAAACTATGGAATACCGGTACCTGATGGGTACACAATAGAAAAAACAGATGAAATAAGGGATGTATCCTACCCTGTGGCAATCAAATCGCAGATATTAATAGGAAAGCGTGGCAAGGCAGGCGGCATAAAATTTGCCGATAATAAAAGCGATGCTGTTAAATATGCCTCAGAGCTCCTTGGTTCAAAGATAAACGGCATGACTGTGACAAAGCTTCTTATAGAAAAAAAGCTCGATATTAAAAAGGAGCTTTACCTTAGTATAACAATGGATAGAACAAACAGGGCTCCTGTAATAATAGCATCCACGGAGGGTGGCATGGATATAGAGGAAGTCCCGGACGATAAGATTGTAAAGAGGGTAATAGATCCATTAATAGGTTATTCACAATACATAGGCAGGGAGATAGTAAGCTCGATGAAGCTTGACGCCGATCTTTCAAAGAGTTTTCTTGAAATACTTGAAAGGCTTTACAGGGTCTTTATGGGCGAGGATGCACTCCTCGTTGAGATAAACCCGCTGGTCATAGATGGTAATAAAAATATAATAGCAGCTGATTCCAAGATTGTCCTTGATGACAACGCACTTTTCAGGCATAAGGAGATAAACATAAGAGACCCGGAAAAGACAGAGCTTGAAATAGAGTCCCAGTCAAAGAGCTTTACATTTATTGAGATGGATGGCGACATTGGCGTTATAGCAAATGGTGCCGGACTAACCATGGCAACTTTAGATGCGTTAACACTGCACAACCTTAAGCCGAGGAATTTCCTTGACCTTGGTGGAACAGACAGCATTGATATAGTAAAGGATGCATTTTCCTTTGTAATGAAGGCTGATCCGGACATAATCTTTGTTAACATCTTCGGCGGTGTTACAAAGGCAGATACCGTTGCAAATGGTATAGTTGCCTCAAAAAAGGAATTTAACATCACAAAGCCAATAGTTGTAAGGTTAAGCGGAATCCATGAGGATGAGGGAAGAAGAATATTAAAGGATAACGGCATAAATGCGTTTTCAAACATGAACGATGCTATACTAGACATCGTTAAAATAAAGGAGGGAAAATAG
- a CDS encoding nicotinate phosphoribosyltransferase produces the protein MRFAIASEDDILNGKTADIYFERTIEDLKLNGKNPEVYAEVTVSSTKYKYINFTGLNDVLNLLRDKKIDVYAIPEGTLIKNRDEKGVPVPFLIIHGRYLDFAIYETALLGFLCQASGISSYSSMIYKVLGDIPFYSFGIRRMNPAISPMIDRSAYIGGASGVSGILGARLIGIKPVGTMPHALSIILGDDAAWESVYKNSDVKTILIDTFMDEKFAAIKAAEKFPGLDYIRLDTPASRRGNFKNIVRELRWELNIRGYNNIKIMASGGLKLEDLKDLVDAGVSAFGIGTSIASAEPVDFSLDIVNVEGTNITKRGKFSGIKDVYKCNDCGNIYVLPINSNDRCECGGELKSIMIKYMDSGNVIFNDDIESIRSRSIEAIKRLDIL, from the coding sequence ATGAGATTCGCAATAGCATCTGAGGATGATATATTAAATGGAAAAACGGCAGATATATACTTTGAGAGGACAATTGAGGATCTTAAGCTCAATGGTAAGAATCCGGAAGTTTACGCTGAGGTAACGGTTTCATCAACCAAATATAAATATATAAATTTTACAGGTTTAAACGACGTCCTAAACCTCCTCAGGGATAAAAAAATTGATGTTTATGCAATTCCAGAGGGTACATTAATAAAAAACCGCGATGAAAAAGGTGTTCCGGTGCCGTTTTTAATAATACATGGAAGATACCTTGATTTTGCAATATATGAAACAGCACTGCTTGGATTTTTATGCCAGGCCTCCGGGATATCATCGTATTCATCAATGATATATAAAGTACTTGGAGATATACCATTTTATTCATTTGGAATAAGAAGAATGAACCCTGCAATATCACCAATGATTGATAGATCCGCATACATAGGTGGCGCATCTGGAGTCTCAGGTATACTGGGTGCCCGTTTAATTGGCATTAAACCTGTTGGTACGATGCCGCATGCGCTTTCGATAATACTCGGTGATGATGCTGCATGGGAATCCGTTTATAAAAACAGTGACGTAAAGACCATTTTAATAGACACGTTCATGGATGAAAAGTTCGCCGCGATAAAGGCAGCTGAAAAATTTCCGGGCCTTGATTACATAAGACTTGACACACCGGCATCAAGGCGCGGAAACTTTAAAAATATTGTAAGAGAGCTTCGCTGGGAGCTCAATATAAGGGGTTATAACAATATAAAGATCATGGCCTCAGGCGGTCTAAAACTTGAGGATCTTAAGGATCTGGTTGATGCAGGCGTCTCCGCATTTGGTATCGGCACATCAATAGCATCAGCAGAGCCCGTGGACTTCTCACTGGATATTGTAAACGTTGAGGGAACGAATATAACAAAGAGGGGTAAGTTTTCAGGCATCAAGGACGTTTATAAATGCAATGATTGCGGAAATATATACGTTTTACCAATTAACAGCAATGATAGATGTGAATGCGGGGGTGAGCTGAAAAGCATTATGATAAAATACATGGATTCAGGAAATGTAATCTTCAATGATGATATAGAAAGCATAAGATCGAGATCAATAGAGGCAATAAAAAGGCTTGATATTTTATAA
- a CDS encoding 2-oxoacid:ferredoxin oxidoreductase subunit alpha — MSETDINLLIGGPQGGGIDSAANMISRAFALAGYNVFGVREYHSNIKGRHSYIHYRIMKERPRSLKYPVDFMVALDPDTVFEHMDNVGNGTKVIYDSSFDSFELKNARMMNHDTMSRVRSILEEASLTPDMKGISAYLKSKGAEIYSIPFEKLITQNSVDGPATRYYNTLGAAITVAMLGLDEDHMDDGIRYAFRGKDKVIETNLKVVKSGYDYVKSLNLKIDNLEVFERKPRLMLSGNDAVTIGKLMGGLRFQTYYPITPASDESTLLEAHEDVKLLSRENEKLKSAGVVVVQTEDELAAVNMANGAALTGTRSATATSGPGFSLMAEGISFAGMTEIPVVVTFYQRGGPSTGLPTRNGQADLLFALNTGHGEFPRIVISSGDVEECIYDAMKALNYAQRYQMPVIHVIDKNLANTMDLIPTVDPKRVKLIKSEISNEKLIKRYMLDTSNGISPMGVFGRNIFWMTGDEHDELGHVTEDPFIRDRMMEKRMKKLETADAEIPLEDKAILFGDENADITYVTWGSQKGPILDAIEELKKDGINANLLYIKMFEPFPSEFVKKVLGRARLIINVESNMTAQAAKVIRMNTGIEIENNILKYNGRHMTLDEILKATKDIIKKNGYMVVLNNGS, encoded by the coding sequence ATGTCAGAAACAGATATAAACCTCCTGATTGGCGGCCCGCAGGGTGGAGGTATAGACAGCGCGGCAAATATGATAAGCAGGGCCTTTGCACTTGCTGGTTATAATGTTTTTGGTGTCAGGGAATATCACTCAAATATAAAGGGCAGGCATAGCTATATACACTACAGGATCATGAAGGAAAGGCCAAGATCGCTTAAATATCCAGTTGACTTCATGGTTGCACTTGACCCGGATACAGTTTTTGAGCACATGGATAATGTTGGCAATGGCACAAAGGTCATCTATGATTCATCATTCGATTCCTTCGAGTTAAAGAATGCAAGGATGATGAACCATGACACGATGTCCAGGGTTAGATCAATACTTGAGGAGGCATCCCTAACACCGGATATGAAGGGAATCTCGGCATATTTAAAATCAAAGGGCGCCGAGATATATTCAATACCATTTGAAAAATTAATAACACAGAACAGTGTTGATGGTCCGGCAACACGTTATTATAACACACTTGGAGCGGCAATAACTGTTGCCATGCTGGGCCTTGATGAGGATCATATGGATGATGGTATTAGATACGCATTCCGTGGCAAGGACAAGGTTATAGAAACAAACCTGAAGGTTGTAAAATCTGGATACGACTATGTAAAATCATTAAATCTAAAGATAGATAATCTTGAGGTTTTTGAGAGGAAGCCAAGGTTAATGCTCAGCGGCAATGACGCCGTTACAATAGGAAAGCTGATGGGCGGCCTCAGATTTCAGACCTATTATCCAATAACACCTGCAAGCGACGAGAGCACGCTGCTTGAGGCTCATGAGGATGTAAAATTATTATCAAGGGAAAATGAAAAATTAAAGAGTGCAGGCGTCGTTGTTGTTCAAACTGAGGATGAGCTTGCTGCTGTTAACATGGCAAACGGTGCTGCCCTAACAGGTACAAGATCTGCAACAGCCACGTCCGGACCTGGATTTTCTTTAATGGCAGAGGGTATTTCATTCGCCGGAATGACTGAGATACCGGTTGTTGTTACATTTTACCAGCGCGGTGGTCCATCAACAGGCTTACCTACAAGGAATGGCCAGGCGGATCTCCTGTTTGCACTGAACACTGGCCATGGTGAATTCCCAAGGATAGTCATTTCCTCAGGAGATGTTGAGGAATGCATATACGATGCAATGAAGGCATTAAATTATGCACAGAGATACCAGATGCCTGTAATACACGTCATAGATAAAAACCTTGCAAACACAATGGATTTAATACCGACAGTAGATCCAAAAAGGGTCAAATTGATTAAATCCGAGATCAGCAATGAAAAATTAATAAAAAGATACATGCTTGATACATCAAATGGCATATCACCAATGGGCGTCTTTGGAAGGAACATATTCTGGATGACCGGAGATGAGCACGACGAGCTTGGCCATGTAACAGAGGATCCTTTCATAAGGGACAGAATGATGGAGAAGAGAATGAAAAAACTTGAAACCGCAGATGCAGAGATACCGCTTGAGGACAAGGCAATCCTTTTCGGTGATGAGAACGCTGATATAACATATGTAACATGGGGAAGCCAGAAGGGGCCGATACTTGATGCAATAGAGGAATTAAAGAAGGATGGAATAAATGCCAATCTGCTTTACATAAAGATGTTTGAACCGTTTCCATCTGAATTTGTGAAAAAGGTTCTCGGCAGGGCAAGGCTTATTATAAACGTGGAGAGCAACATGACAGCACAGGCTGCAAAGGTAATAAGAATGAACACAGGTATAGAAATAGAGAATAATATATTAAAATACAACGGCAGGCACATGACGCTTGACGAAATTTTGAAGGCCACGAAGGATATTATTAAAAAGAATGGATATATGGTGGTGCTTAACAATGGCTCATAA
- the sucD gene encoding succinate--CoA ligase subunit alpha, which yields MVLINRNTRVIIQGITGHQGSFHSGEMLKFGTNIVAGVSPGRGGSKINNIPVYDTIDEVMDLKPDATMVSVPAPFVKDAALEAIDHGIKFIYILTEHVPVQDTMEIVNQARRKNIFMIGPNGPGITVVGESKIGIMPNNIFRKGRVAVASRSGTLTYEIVNAITQAGLGESTVIGLGGDPIVGTTFTEVVRIFNEDPETDMIVMVGEIGGSEEERAASYVKEHVKKKVVGYITGRSAPPGKRMGHAGAIIEKGAGTAESKIRAFESAGIKVAEYPYQIPDLLKQ from the coding sequence ATGGTATTAATAAACAGGAATACAAGGGTAATTATACAGGGAATAACAGGCCACCAGGGATCTTTCCATTCCGGCGAGATGCTAAAATTTGGAACAAACATCGTTGCAGGGGTTTCACCAGGAAGGGGTGGCTCAAAAATTAATAATATCCCGGTCTATGATACAATTGATGAGGTAATGGATCTAAAGCCTGATGCAACAATGGTATCTGTTCCGGCACCGTTTGTTAAGGATGCAGCACTTGAGGCAATAGATCATGGAATAAAATTTATATATATATTAACGGAACATGTGCCAGTCCAGGATACAATGGAGATTGTAAACCAGGCCAGAAGGAAGAACATATTCATGATAGGCCCAAACGGTCCTGGAATAACAGTCGTTGGCGAATCAAAGATCGGCATAATGCCAAACAATATATTCAGAAAGGGCAGGGTTGCTGTTGCATCAAGAAGTGGAACATTAACCTATGAGATTGTAAATGCAATAACACAGGCCGGCCTTGGTGAGAGCACCGTCATAGGTCTTGGCGGCGATCCAATAGTTGGCACAACATTTACGGAGGTCGTGAGGATATTTAATGAGGATCCTGAGACAGATATGATCGTCATGGTTGGCGAGATCGGTGGCAGCGAGGAGGAGCGCGCGGCATCTTATGTAAAGGAGCATGTAAAAAAGAAGGTTGTTGGATATATAACCGGAAGGAGTGCACCACCAGGAAAAAGAATGGGCCATGCTGGCGCAATTATAGAGAAGGGTGCAGGCACAGCAGAATCAAAGATAAGGGCATTTGAGTCCGCAGGTATAAAGGTCGCAGAGTATCCATACCAGATACCGGATCTATTAAAACAATGA
- a CDS encoding sodium:solute symporter family protein, whose protein sequence is MFTDLDLALFFIIIFIVLFIGYIAYFWRKPDDIHKHGEWSLGGRRFGTVVVWFLLGGDLYTAYTLIAVPGAAATPGIGGGAFAMFAITYGIMIYPIVYGTMPRLYNVSKKRGYITAADFVKDRFSSRFLAMLIALTGVLAELPYIALQITGIKYVLASLSLPISISLIIAFLLVAGFTFVSGLRGPALTAIIKDAIIWAAVLVIIVYIPLKLHGFGNIFSKAATISPNLLDISPTIDIGYVSLALGSALALFLYPHAVTGTLGSKDVKTIKRNAALLPLYNVLLMFVAIIGIMSVVYFNAYPKVSSEALPLLVLHVFPSTFTAFAFAAIVVGSIVPASIMALASANLLTRNLYLEYINPNATEKAQTNLSRVLVVVVIVAALAFSLVPAASGEIVYLQTIGGAIIMQTLPSVYLALFTRKLNKYPVGLGWLAGLATTMILLFDLHFKTSLYKGFFFMYVGIIALLINLAVVGLGMLIMAAMHRIKNEGIIEDHEFLDE, encoded by the coding sequence ATGTTCACAGACCTTGATCTGGCACTGTTCTTCATCATAATATTTATAGTTTTGTTCATAGGTTACATAGCATACTTCTGGAGAAAGCCAGATGACATACATAAGCATGGTGAGTGGAGCCTTGGCGGGAGAAGATTCGGCACAGTGGTTGTCTGGTTTTTGCTTGGTGGCGACCTTTACACTGCATACACATTGATAGCAGTTCCTGGTGCCGCTGCAACCCCGGGCATAGGTGGTGGTGCCTTTGCAATGTTCGCAATAACATACGGCATAATGATATATCCTATAGTTTACGGGACAATGCCAAGGCTTTATAATGTATCCAAGAAACGTGGCTACATAACGGCAGCCGATTTTGTTAAGGACAGGTTCTCATCTAGGTTTTTGGCCATGTTAATAGCATTAACCGGTGTACTTGCAGAATTACCATACATAGCATTGCAGATAACAGGCATAAAATACGTTCTGGCATCGCTTTCACTGCCAATATCAATAAGCTTAATCATAGCATTTTTGCTCGTTGCAGGTTTTACATTTGTAAGCGGACTCAGGGGTCCGGCCCTAACAGCAATAATAAAGGACGCCATAATATGGGCTGCAGTTCTTGTAATAATAGTTTACATACCATTGAAGCTGCATGGCTTTGGAAACATATTCTCAAAGGCTGCAACCATAAGCCCAAATCTTCTTGATATATCACCAACAATAGATATAGGCTATGTCTCTCTTGCCCTTGGATCTGCACTTGCACTGTTTTTATATCCACATGCTGTAACAGGAACACTTGGCTCAAAGGATGTTAAGACAATAAAAAGAAATGCGGCTCTTTTACCTTTATACAACGTGCTGTTAATGTTCGTTGCAATTATCGGTATAATGTCTGTTGTTTATTTCAATGCCTATCCAAAGGTAAGCAGCGAGGCGTTACCTCTTTTGGTGCTTCATGTATTCCCATCAACGTTCACCGCGTTTGCATTTGCGGCAATAGTTGTCGGCAGCATAGTGCCTGCATCAATAATGGCCCTTGCATCTGCAAATCTTTTAACCAGGAATTTGTATCTTGAATATATAAATCCAAATGCAACAGAAAAGGCCCAGACAAACCTCTCAAGGGTTCTGGTCGTTGTTGTGATAGTTGCGGCTCTGGCATTTTCACTGGTTCCGGCGGCATCTGGTGAGATAGTCTATTTACAGACAATAGGCGGTGCAATAATAATGCAGACGTTGCCATCTGTTTACCTTGCACTGTTTACAAGAAAACTGAATAAATATCCTGTTGGTTTGGGCTGGCTTGCAGGTCTTGCAACAACAATGATCCTTTTGTTTGATCTGCACTTTAAGACATCACTTTATAAAGGATTCTTCTTTATGTACGTCGGCATAATAGCGCTTTTGATAAACCTTGCCGTTGTTGGCCTTGGTATGCTTATAATGGCCGCAATGCACAGGATAAAGAACGAGGGCATAATCGAGGATCATGAATTTTTAGATGAATAA
- a CDS encoding GTP cyclohydrolase IV yields the protein MIELKDVQGFRPDYEIPIKRAGIKSFKRRVKLNYNNESFDSYVDVSISVSLNPDRKGLDMSRTIESVRSSYNLNDVAYDIYNDLFSRINYSSSGYVNLSFDFYYNNKIYPVSLIAEGDKNDVKRYVEVSAEGMTVCPCAMETIRSIMLYDYNVSYGDIGISHNQRNKASLKIQYIKDAHLERLIDILESSFSYPVRNMLKRYDEGKMIIEAHKRPKFVEDVVREIAYKAAFMEPEMNLYMDVRSESFESIHPHNAYAEIEDYTANIRSYLKNR from the coding sequence TTGATAGAGCTTAAGGATGTCCAGGGGTTTAGACCTGATTATGAGATACCAATAAAAAGGGCCGGTATAAAATCATTTAAAAGGCGTGTTAAATTAAATTATAATAACGAGTCATTTGACTCATATGTGGATGTATCAATATCTGTTTCATTGAATCCTGACAGGAAGGGCCTGGACATGTCAAGAACTATTGAATCAGTAAGATCTTCATATAATTTAAATGACGTTGCATACGATATATACAATGATCTATTTTCAAGAATAAATTATTCCAGCAGCGGTTATGTTAATCTTTCATTTGACTTTTATTATAATAACAAGATCTATCCGGTTTCATTAATTGCCGAGGGCGATAAAAATGATGTTAAAAGATATGTTGAGGTCTCCGCCGAGGGTATGACCGTATGCCCATGTGCCATGGAAACAATAAGATCAATAATGCTCTATGACTATAATGTATCATACGGTGATATAGGCATATCACATAACCAGAGAAATAAAGCTTCATTGAAAATTCAGTACATTAAGGATGCGCATCTTGAGAGATTAATAGATATACTTGAGTCATCTTTTTCATATCCTGTAAGGAACATGCTAAAGCGCTATGACGAGGGTAAGATGATAATAGAGGCCCACAAAAGGCCAAAATTTGTTGAGGACGTTGTCAGGGAGATAGCCTACAAGGCAGCCTTTATGGAGCCTGAAATGAACCTTTACATGGATGTAAGATCTGAAAGCTTTGAGAGCATACATCCACACAATGCATACGCGGAAATAGAGGATTACACAGCCAATATAAGGTCATATTTAAAAAATCGTTAA
- a CDS encoding DUF3311 domain-containing protein — MNAILKFILLALPYFFMVLGVGIYMRVRPELFGIPFFYWYQLVWIFLAAILTYTVYAIESHERRGLNVHRP; from the coding sequence ATGAATGCCATACTGAAGTTTATACTTCTGGCCCTGCCATACTTTTTTATGGTTCTGGGCGTGGGTATTTATATGCGTGTTAGGCCAGAGCTTTTTGGGATACCGTTCTTTTACTGGTATCAGCTGGTCTGGATCTTTCTTGCTGCAATACTGACATACACGGTCTATGCAATAGAGTCGCACGAAAGGAGGGGCTTAAATGTTCACAGACCTTGA
- a CDS encoding adenylyltransferase/cytidyltransferase family protein — protein MKIMATGVFDILHPGHIHYLSESKKLGDYLIVIIATDKTAGSHGKKLIFNEEQRRFMVSQLRMVDEAIIGHEDDIFKTVYEVRPDIITLGYDQHFNDSEIEKKCRDLGLNTRVVRISKYDGKIKSSSDIRRRIIELYNR, from the coding sequence ATGAAGATCATGGCCACAGGAGTCTTTGATATATTGCATCCGGGTCACATACATTATTTATCAGAGTCAAAAAAGCTTGGTGACTATTTAATAGTTATAATAGCCACGGATAAAACGGCAGGCAGCCATGGAAAAAAGCTTATTTTCAATGAAGAGCAGAGGAGATTTATGGTATCGCAGCTAAGGATGGTCGACGAGGCGATAATCGGCCATGAGGATGATATTTTTAAAACTGTATACGAGGTAAGGCCTGATATAATAACACTTGGCTATGATCAGCACTTTAATGATTCTGAGATAGAAAAAAAATGCAGGGACCTTGGATTAAACACCAGGGTCGTAAGAATATCAAAATATGATGGGAAGATAAAAAGCTCATCTGATATAAGAAGGAGAATTATCGAGCTTTATAATCGTTAA
- a CDS encoding prefoldin subunit beta, which yields MVEPNLSAYIQNQIKQAQDIEAQIESIASQRYQLDVLIRELDKTIKELKSISEGTPVYKSVGPVMYLVEDKNKLINDLEEQKELSQMRSKTLENQQKSLEQKYREVQESLQKKYQEASKGEGN from the coding sequence TTGGTAGAGCCAAATTTAAGTGCATATATACAGAACCAGATAAAGCAGGCACAGGACATAGAGGCACAGATAGAGAGCATAGCCTCTCAGAGGTACCAGCTCGATGTCCTTATAAGGGAGCTTGACAAGACCATAAAGGAATTAAAGTCAATTTCTGAAGGAACACCTGTTTATAAAAGTGTTGGACCAGTTATGTACCTTGTTGAGGATAAAAATAAACTTATAAATGATCTTGAGGAACAGAAGGAACTTAGCCAGATGAGGAGCAAGACCCTAGAAAACCAGCAAAAATCACTTGAACAAAAGTACCGCGAGGTGCAGGAATCATTACAAAAAAAGTATCAGGAAGCCAGCAAGGGTGAAGGTAATTGA
- a CDS encoding KEOPS complex subunit Pcc1 has translation MIKITITLDNDSYLRAVEPDIDEENKRTKVYISGNNIIIEALDVNAARAAISTIARVLNVTRKIMEVNVW, from the coding sequence ATGATAAAGATCACAATAACCCTAGATAATGATAGTTATCTAAGGGCTGTTGAACCCGACATTGATGAAGAAAATAAAAGGACAAAGGTGTACATTTCAGGAAATAATATAATCATAGAGGCCCTTGATGTTAATGCGGCCAGGGCAGCGATATCCACAATAGCCAGGGTGTTAAATGTGACAAGGAAGATTATGGAGGTGAATGTTTGGTAG